One genomic region from Sphingobacterium sp. UGAL515B_05 encodes:
- a CDS encoding ComEC/Rec2 family competence protein has translation MLQKTHKISFHFYDTGGGDAIHIRFLGEDSNWHNILIDGGYAREYKNAFAPLIKEILAADEVVDHWIISHVDRDHIGAVLGFLQDNTIKDKPNAVKRFIFNSTTEPIQIPSEKISVRDGITLREYIKKSYIQSEPSINTKTKSIEVQGLQMTILSPTPEKQKKAEDLWTVEERTMKVGRKASQSDHAKTISELKDLPFHQDKDEVNGSSIAILVEFGDIKALLLADSHPSDIEDSLSALRYSSTNPIPLSFMQLSHHGSKANTSVGLLEMVNTENFVVTGNGIHNRHPDKEALVRLLEHGKKNEIKIKIHYSCDTKELRDLFKIDAEVESCYEFDTTYKKIGPENELFLFEKITEKI, from the coding sequence ATGCTTCAAAAAACACATAAAATAAGTTTCCATTTTTATGATACCGGTGGCGGTGACGCCATTCACATAAGATTTTTAGGAGAAGATTCGAACTGGCACAATATACTTATTGACGGTGGATACGCCCGTGAATATAAAAATGCTTTTGCTCCACTTATCAAAGAAATTTTAGCTGCTGATGAAGTCGTTGACCATTGGATAATCAGCCATGTTGACAGAGATCACATCGGTGCAGTTCTGGGTTTCCTACAAGATAATACCATAAAAGATAAGCCCAATGCTGTTAAGAGGTTTATATTTAACAGTACCACCGAACCTATCCAAATACCCAGTGAGAAAATTTCAGTCCGTGATGGCATTACTTTAAGAGAATATATCAAAAAGAGCTACATTCAAAGCGAACCTTCTATAAATACAAAAACAAAATCTATTGAGGTTCAGGGTCTGCAGATGACGATCCTTTCGCCAACGCCTGAAAAACAAAAAAAAGCTGAAGATTTATGGACCGTGGAAGAGCGGACAATGAAAGTTGGCAGAAAAGCTTCACAGTCAGATCATGCGAAAACTATCTCTGAGCTTAAAGATCTACCTTTTCATCAAGATAAAGATGAAGTTAACGGCAGTTCCATCGCTATCCTTGTTGAATTTGGCGACATTAAGGCTTTACTTTTAGCAGACAGCCACCCATCAGATATTGAAGATAGTCTTTCTGCCTTACGGTATAGTTCAACAAATCCCATTCCTCTCTCCTTTATGCAGTTATCTCATCACGGAAGCAAAGCAAATACGAGCGTTGGACTATTGGAAATGGTCAACACAGAAAATTTTGTTGTTACTGGTAATGGCATCCATAATCGACATCCAGATAAGGAAGCTTTGGTAAGATTACTAGAACACGGAAAGAAAAATGAAATAAAAATTAAAATTCATTATTCCTGTGACACAAAGGAATTGAGAGATCTATTTAAAATTGATGCAGAAGTAGAATCGTGCTACGAATTTGATACTACCTATAAGAAAATCGGTCCTGAAAACGAACTATTTTTATTCGAAAAAATTACTGAAAAAATATGA
- a CDS encoding ATP-binding protein, producing the protein MNLNLPQLSTIRIQCNEDIGTAVIYFPDADTEYVYILTAKHCLVGEKFNKTYSKERILLDQIFNEESLTYHSYVLSDTAVVITSVNNEEDLALIIIPANDIVALTGKRFFSQVTDTDDTIQDYKVRGFANFNDQKDDQPFSLKFLENKKHNPNIFTLHHEGALDTFYQQAMSNVSGLSGSGAYADLFGNLYFVGIIHTYEDGNTFIATKISAYNNLIDPNKFKLIEELKPETNPEILDSYGIMDKNREIINLRTRETVGSFNVHRDTSFLTRAIKENNLVVIHGKPGVGKSALAKAVVTELKSEGDYTVITLTPENLYCNTLDEAMKSARYNATIPQIIGSPLSARNVLIWIESFEKLIESEFSGAFNELLQVIKSNNRIILLITVREYLLQRFRIHFYFELPKNNTYLEVNDFNDGEIQQVQDAIPQLKTLLENPKIKHLLHNPYYLDKAVRIIPFLESEQQLDEIKFKKLMWQHIVENGNISRGAVFYEICVKRSREMRLFTDFSGSDELISQLLRDNIIQQNDIVINPEYSPSHDILEDWALIRFISEQKRLMPDSRTFLESMENNPAMKRAFRLWMEEYYVTDPVASVSFVYDLLQDSLLSQSWKDELLVVSLRSQNAAILLDALKDNLLSNQGQFLKQIMFLLQIGCKRIDPTKQSLDQLLPIGSGWDYIIDFIWDNYDTISSFKIDSEYIALIEAWATQLPEFNPQTLPTCSKSVAHFLERFVHRVQKVFIGGAKYHSVNSVLKPYIKIIFQLTASAPSIVENLIQASKNPSVGNERWTNPQFLYQIRAYITDGVIADQICRFFPDDVLAIANEDWLAKEEDNAKSPYRPINFRRSDARDFGLNKAFNTEHGFPSAYHTFFYWMFLYHPDKALDFIITFLNAAFEKNQSVLKSQNEEIDNITVSFYDGTSKNYYGNYEYWCMYRSSRSENRHIASLLMALEAGLLDAIGEVSDQVLRGYLQRIIKESKNVAFLGIAISVIQAHPELLDENSVSLLGIQIFFWWESSRWMSELHTNEVFNDDEYEKSERIKSNKKIHRRKYYQGLVGFVFDYMFIYRTQNDLLFKQIDTMWEQAPAEEYLWRKFLFDMDARKYQHIPVEFNGKKLIQIQPGYDEEVRKNVTETKDLSLAPTVNVFWAKDAYDNKPIDDHHYEKWRVGYDYIQNSKGQFDLMISKTLMASLGLRDFFTEMNEEQLTWCRQTIMDFAETKLGAQESMDMYLDVFGKQAALTGLSFNINYETDEATKLKIKELIFRLLISGLDEQERIALQVGVAHHLPKDDPDFVLNCWYGLLNFMEFKKETNSIEERRREAMWKYGKEVECENETLVTEKEFVDNLTKVVLDGSIDKTATLSFNLDLPTHWLLDDALRIIPWTTTIAQQHDMVQKVLKLHLEFLGDRTFGSKSDYYDSRHAFTFFYPRFLLSQPTEISKPLFKDLLDLTITDDKKFNKSDVKDYLYRLVKEFIRSVANGSNKGKFWALWDVLREWTIENATTFYLPLFFMDLDWKAGSENWHVLEGKSLYYKEFITKYEFNKINECIKFLNGVAFHQFMPESLSWVALILKRKNAYEVNRELLENFAEKAFYNYGNKIKTSKELLTDYLFILDFLIAIISPKAYMLKDELIQYK; encoded by the coding sequence ATGAACCTAAATTTGCCCCAGCTCTCTACTATCAGAATTCAATGCAATGAAGACATTGGGACCGCAGTTATATACTTTCCAGATGCCGATACTGAATATGTATATATTTTAACCGCAAAACATTGCTTAGTTGGGGAAAAGTTTAACAAAACGTATTCAAAAGAAAGAATACTGCTAGATCAAATTTTCAATGAGGAGTCCTTGACCTATCATTCATATGTTCTTTCAGATACTGCAGTCGTGATAACCTCAGTAAATAATGAAGAAGATTTGGCCTTAATTATTATTCCTGCGAATGATATAGTAGCACTAACCGGAAAGAGGTTTTTCAGTCAGGTAACTGATACAGATGATACTATTCAAGACTATAAAGTTAGGGGATTCGCAAATTTTAATGATCAAAAAGACGACCAGCCTTTTTCGCTTAAATTTCTTGAAAATAAAAAGCATAATCCAAATATTTTCACATTGCATCATGAAGGAGCGCTAGATACTTTTTATCAACAGGCCATGTCAAATGTATCAGGTCTTTCAGGTTCAGGAGCCTATGCCGATCTGTTCGGAAATCTCTATTTTGTAGGAATAATCCATACATACGAAGATGGTAATACATTTATAGCAACGAAGATTTCAGCATATAATAACCTCATTGATCCTAACAAATTCAAACTTATTGAAGAATTAAAACCCGAAACTAATCCTGAAATATTGGATAGTTATGGGATAATGGATAAAAATAGGGAAATAATCAATTTAAGAACTAGGGAGACAGTTGGTTCATTCAATGTTCATCGTGATACAAGTTTTTTGACTCGTGCTATCAAAGAAAATAATCTTGTCGTTATCCATGGGAAGCCCGGTGTGGGAAAATCAGCGCTAGCGAAGGCTGTGGTGACAGAATTAAAATCCGAAGGTGATTATACTGTCATTACGCTTACTCCAGAAAATCTCTACTGTAATACCTTAGATGAAGCAATGAAGAGTGCCAGATATAATGCGACAATCCCTCAAATTATCGGTAGTCCCCTATCCGCACGAAATGTTCTTATTTGGATTGAAAGTTTTGAAAAATTAATAGAATCCGAATTTTCGGGGGCATTTAATGAACTGCTCCAAGTTATCAAATCAAATAATCGTATTATCCTTTTAATAACAGTTAGGGAATATTTGTTACAAAGGTTTCGCATTCATTTTTATTTTGAGCTTCCAAAAAACAATACATATTTAGAAGTCAATGATTTTAATGATGGAGAGATACAACAAGTTCAGGATGCCATCCCCCAACTTAAAACATTACTTGAAAATCCAAAAATCAAGCATTTACTTCATAACCCCTATTATCTTGACAAGGCTGTTCGTATTATTCCTTTTCTGGAAAGTGAGCAACAATTAGATGAAATAAAATTTAAGAAGTTGATGTGGCAGCATATAGTGGAGAATGGAAACATATCCAGAGGAGCTGTTTTTTACGAAATTTGTGTAAAAAGATCACGAGAGATGCGCCTCTTCACCGACTTTTCAGGAAGTGATGAGCTGATTTCTCAACTTTTGAGAGACAACATTATACAACAGAACGATATCGTAATAAATCCTGAATATAGTCCATCACATGATATTTTAGAAGATTGGGCGTTGATAAGATTTATTTCAGAGCAAAAAAGGCTGATGCCGGACAGTAGAACTTTTTTAGAATCCATGGAAAATAACCCTGCAATGAAAAGGGCATTTAGGTTGTGGATGGAAGAATACTATGTTACGGATCCCGTCGCATCGGTAAGTTTTGTTTATGACCTTTTGCAAGATAGTTTATTGTCACAATCATGGAAAGACGAACTTTTAGTTGTATCACTTCGTTCTCAGAACGCTGCAATACTTTTAGATGCATTAAAAGATAATCTTCTTAGCAACCAAGGGCAGTTTTTGAAACAGATAATGTTTTTGCTTCAGATCGGATGTAAACGTATAGACCCGACCAAACAAAGTTTAGATCAGTTATTACCAATAGGTTCAGGCTGGGACTATATTATAGATTTTATTTGGGATAATTATGATACAATTTCATCGTTCAAAATCGATAGCGAATACATAGCACTTATTGAGGCGTGGGCGACCCAACTACCGGAATTCAATCCGCAAACACTTCCAACTTGTTCAAAAAGTGTTGCCCACTTTTTGGAAAGATTCGTTCATCGGGTTCAGAAAGTATTTATTGGTGGGGCAAAATACCATTCTGTCAACTCCGTTTTAAAGCCATACATAAAAATAATCTTTCAATTGACGGCGTCGGCCCCGTCGATAGTTGAAAACTTAATACAGGCTTCGAAAAATCCCAGTGTAGGAAATGAGCGATGGACTAATCCTCAATTTTTATATCAAATTAGAGCATATATTACCGATGGGGTAATCGCAGATCAAATATGCCGTTTTTTCCCAGATGACGTGTTGGCTATTGCTAATGAGGATTGGCTGGCAAAGGAAGAGGATAATGCAAAATCACCATATAGACCCATTAATTTTCGTAGATCTGATGCAAGGGATTTCGGTTTGAACAAAGCATTTAACACTGAACATGGTTTTCCAAGTGCTTACCACACGTTTTTTTATTGGATGTTTCTTTATCATCCAGACAAAGCACTGGATTTCATTATTACTTTTTTAAATGCTGCGTTTGAAAAAAATCAGAGCGTTTTAAAATCACAAAATGAAGAAATTGATAATATTACTGTAAGTTTCTACGATGGTACTTCAAAAAACTACTATGGAAATTATGAGTATTGGTGTATGTATCGGAGTAGCAGATCTGAAAATCGGCACATTGCCTCATTGTTAATGGCACTTGAAGCTGGACTACTTGATGCTATAGGGGAAGTCTCAGATCAAGTGCTAAGAGGATACCTGCAAAGAATTATCAAAGAATCTAAGAATGTTGCATTTCTGGGTATTGCTATAAGTGTAATTCAGGCTCATCCTGAACTTTTAGACGAAAATTCAGTTTCTCTTCTAGGCATACAGATTTTTTTCTGGTGGGAGTCAAGCCGTTGGATGTCAGAATTACATACTAATGAAGTATTCAATGATGATGAATACGAGAAAAGTGAAAGAATTAAATCCAATAAAAAAATTCATCGACGAAAGTATTACCAGGGCCTTGTAGGTTTTGTTTTTGATTATATGTTTATCTATCGCACCCAAAATGATCTATTATTCAAGCAAATTGATACGATGTGGGAACAAGCTCCAGCGGAGGAATATCTATGGAGAAAATTTCTATTTGATATGGATGCCCGTAAATATCAGCATATACCTGTTGAATTTAATGGCAAAAAATTGATCCAAATCCAACCAGGTTACGATGAGGAAGTTCGGAAAAATGTGACAGAAACTAAAGATCTCAGTCTAGCCCCGACTGTTAATGTGTTTTGGGCGAAAGATGCCTATGATAATAAACCTATTGATGATCACCATTACGAAAAGTGGAGAGTAGGATATGATTATATTCAAAATTCTAAAGGCCAGTTTGATTTGATGATTTCAAAAACATTGATGGCATCACTTGGTTTACGCGATTTTTTTACAGAAATGAACGAGGAACAGTTAACATGGTGTCGGCAAACTATCATGGATTTTGCAGAAACAAAATTGGGAGCCCAAGAATCTATGGACATGTATTTAGATGTATTTGGTAAGCAAGCTGCTCTTACTGGTCTTTCATTTAATATTAATTATGAAACAGATGAAGCCACTAAATTGAAAATAAAAGAATTAATTTTTCGATTGCTGATTAGTGGACTAGACGAACAGGAACGAATTGCACTTCAAGTTGGAGTTGCACACCATCTTCCAAAAGATGATCCAGACTTTGTATTAAATTGTTGGTATGGACTATTAAATTTTATGGAATTCAAAAAAGAAACGAATTCTATTGAAGAGCGCCGCAGGGAAGCCATGTGGAAGTATGGAAAAGAAGTAGAATGCGAGAACGAAACTCTTGTAACTGAGAAAGAATTTGTGGACAACTTAACCAAAGTAGTTCTCGATGGCAGTATTGACAAAACTGCAACATTATCGTTCAATCTGGATCTGCCCACCCACTGGCTCCTTGATGATGCCCTCCGTATTATACCATGGACAACGACAATTGCTCAACAACATGACATGGTTCAAAAAGTTCTTAAACTTCACCTGGAATTTTTGGGTGATAGGACCTTTGGTAGCAAATCGGATTATTACGACAGTAGACATGCTTTCACTTTCTTCTATCCAAGATTTTTACTTTCCCAGCCAACCGAAATTTCGAAACCGCTGTTTAAGGATTTACTTGATCTTACAATAACTGATGATAAAAAGTTTAATAAAAGCGACGTAAAAGATTATTTATATAGGCTAGTCAAAGAATTTATAAGATCAGTAGCAAATGGATCAAACAAAGGTAAATTCTGGGCGCTCTGGGATGTTTTGCGAGAGTGGACAATTGAAAATGCAACTACTTTTTACCTGCCTCTTTTTTTTATGGATCTGGACTGGAAAGCAGGCTCGGAAAACTGGCATGTGCTTGAAGGAAAAAGCCTGTATTACAAAGAGTTTATTACAAAGTATGAATTTAACAAAATAAATGAATGTATCAAGTTTTTGAATGGTGTGGCATTTCATCAGTTTATGCCTGAATCTTTAAGTTGGGTGGCCTTGATACTTAAAAGGAAAAATGCTTATGAAGTGAATAGAGAGCTATTGGAAAACTTCGCTGAAAAAGCTTTTTATAATTATGGAAACAAAATAAAAACTAGCAAAGAATTGCTAACAGATTACCTCTTTATCCTGGATTTTCTAATAGCTATTATTTCCCCAAAAGCTTACATGCTGAAAGATGAATTAATACAGTATAAATAA
- a CDS encoding N-6 DNA methylase, translating to MVFDKKRHLRQNIDAITTSFSIEKEGREATEQEKLLLRNFSGFGGLKFILNPVSSSDDINSWKASDRPYFAMTQELFTLIRENTEDQSKYPDYVAKIKGSILDAFYTPKEITDRIAKAILETGIDIRSMLEPSAGVGAFIDPFRELDNLNICAYEQDLITGKILKNLYGSHADIRIDSFENIGKGDTGYDLVIGNIPFGTTSIFDLTYSRGTDKARKFAAQSAHNYFFLKATDKLREGGLLAFITSQGVLNSPSNYPIREALMREHSLVAALRLPNNLFEESGTSVGTDLIVLQKNTQPRSLSISARDFMGTTENCNLLFYNPNHIIATRSFQDTDQYGKPTTVHVHDGGVAGIAKDVHIKLSEAFRQYFNRELYDEHSMKVVGKKLTSETTLNIPKKVKPDASNSETVTQLSLFSDQVIADLSVKKAKKSRKSTSQNKVTNFKQLSFFDADEVHTSDDKPRRASRSDQQESVLKKTVSANRRKATALASLFHELPDDSVLKNEVRAFDGEVKAFYREDTIIVSGNSVGKLKINRLDGTYIFHPLELSKKDEERIKSYIKLRDSYHSLYEIEAKSREEDKEGRQLLNRTYDEFTERFGKLNTAENIKFIKMDSSGNEVPFLERVVGGVIHKADIFARPVSFSMTEIAVTSASEALSASLNQTGSVDLAFMAQVSGLTENELRKDLQGHIFFNPLSGALEVSQKFLAGNVVLKATQLNNYLAKHPEDTEARESLEALEKVIPEPIKFEELDFNLGERWIGTEIYNRFASHLFDTDVQIYYSESSDDFSVIAKSSNIRITEKYAIKSESRTFDGLNLLRHALVNTNPDITKTEYLTDGTAIKVKDMDAIQMANGKIDEIRHEFTDWLYHQGDNFKKELTGRYNELFNCHVRPYYDGSHQTFPGLDRRAVGIEDLYQSQKDAIYMLKSNNGGICDHEVGGGKTLIMCAGAQEMKRLGLVHKPMIIALKANVHEIAETYRKAYPFAKILYPGKKDFTPQKRLKIFGEIKNNDWDCIILTHDQFGMIPQSTELQKEILQAELMSVEQNLDALRNQGKDVSGAMLKGVEIRKKNLAVKLKTLEHDIENRKDDVVDFKMMGIDHIFVDESHKFKNLMFNTRHERVAGLGNVQGSQKALNLLFAIRTIQERNGKDLGATFLSGTTISNSLTELYCLFKFLRPKALVRQGINCFDAWAAIYARKSIDYEFSVANNIVQKERFRHFIKVPELAQFYTEITDYRTAADIGIDRPIKNEILYNIPPTPDQEIFIKKLMEFAKSGNAELLGRAPLTPTEQKAKMLIATDFARKMSLDMRLISSRYRDDPGNKASVCAANIAKYYKNFNAQKGTQFVFSDLGTFKPGEWNIYSEIKRKLVEDHGIPAEEMRFIQEAKTEDQRKELIKATNEGKIRVLFGSTETLGTGVNAQKRAVAVHHLDIPWRPSDLEQRDGRAVRKGNEIAKFFADNKVDVFIYAVEKSLDAYKFNTLANKQRFIGQLKSNTIAVRILDEGGMDEVSGMNFSEYVALLSGNTDLLEKAKVEKKISVLESEKHAFLRSKWSSSSKLESLQEELEARKSRLARLNADWENFGNRVQKSQDGKVLNPIMLEGLRSDPDVKEIGAKLAKLAEASRTGGDYEEIGTLYGFRLLVKTEMTQKEGSGSTERDNRFFVCGEGNIKYTHNNGIMASDAERASLNFLSALQKLPGLIDEENKKVNQLTADQIVLSDIVNCSWNKEKMLAALKTELAAVERKIQASLEIKDDGGSAQHVKSETEIELKNSSAFKL from the coding sequence ATGGTATTCGATAAGAAACGCCATTTACGGCAGAACATTGATGCCATCACAACAAGTTTCAGTATTGAAAAGGAGGGGCGGGAAGCAACTGAGCAAGAAAAACTGCTGCTACGTAATTTTTCGGGATTTGGAGGCTTGAAATTTATCTTAAATCCCGTCTCATCATCGGATGACATCAATAGCTGGAAGGCTTCTGATCGGCCTTATTTTGCGATGACGCAGGAATTATTTACGCTCATCAGAGAAAATACAGAAGATCAAAGTAAGTATCCCGACTATGTGGCAAAAATTAAGGGCTCTATCTTGGATGCATTTTACACACCGAAAGAGATTACCGACCGCATAGCAAAGGCTATACTTGAAACGGGAATAGATATTCGTAGCATGCTTGAGCCATCGGCCGGTGTAGGAGCTTTTATTGATCCCTTTAGAGAACTGGATAATTTAAATATTTGTGCTTATGAACAGGACTTAATAACAGGGAAAATCCTGAAAAATTTGTATGGTTCCCATGCTGATATCAGAATAGACAGCTTTGAGAATATTGGCAAAGGAGATACAGGATATGATCTCGTTATTGGTAATATTCCGTTCGGAACCACTTCAATATTCGATCTAACTTATTCAAGGGGTACAGATAAGGCCCGGAAATTTGCCGCACAGAGCGCCCATAATTATTTCTTTTTAAAAGCTACGGATAAACTTCGAGAAGGAGGGCTGCTAGCATTTATAACTTCGCAGGGGGTTCTGAACAGTCCTTCTAACTATCCGATCCGTGAAGCATTGATGCGGGAGCACAGTCTGGTGGCTGCGCTACGGTTACCAAATAATCTATTTGAAGAAAGTGGTACGTCTGTCGGTACAGACCTTATTGTTCTGCAAAAAAATACACAGCCCCGTTCCTTATCTATAAGTGCAAGGGATTTTATGGGGACCACAGAAAACTGCAACCTCTTATTTTATAATCCAAACCACATTATTGCTACGCGTTCTTTTCAGGATACTGATCAATATGGGAAGCCGACAACGGTGCATGTGCATGATGGTGGAGTTGCTGGAATTGCAAAGGATGTTCATATAAAGCTTTCAGAGGCTTTCCGGCAGTATTTCAACCGCGAGCTCTATGATGAGCACAGCATGAAAGTGGTCGGTAAAAAATTGACATCAGAAACAACTCTAAATATTCCAAAAAAAGTGAAACCTGATGCTAGTAATTCTGAAACAGTGACTCAACTCAGTCTTTTTTCCGATCAGGTTATTGCTGACTTATCGGTTAAAAAGGCAAAGAAAAGTAGGAAAAGCACAAGCCAAAATAAGGTCACAAATTTTAAGCAGCTTTCCTTTTTTGATGCAGATGAAGTTCATACAAGTGATGATAAACCTCGAAGGGCTAGTAGATCGGATCAGCAAGAAAGTGTACTAAAAAAAACTGTATCAGCAAATAGAAGAAAAGCTACAGCGTTAGCATCGTTATTCCATGAACTACCTGATGATTCGGTGTTAAAAAATGAGGTCAGAGCCTTTGACGGTGAAGTGAAGGCATTTTACCGCGAAGATACTATAATTGTTTCGGGTAATAGTGTCGGGAAACTAAAAATTAACCGTCTTGATGGAACCTATATTTTTCATCCGCTTGAATTATCCAAAAAGGATGAGGAGCGAATCAAGAGCTATATCAAACTTAGGGATAGCTACCATTCGCTATATGAAATTGAAGCTAAAAGCAGAGAGGAGGATAAGGAGGGGCGACAGCTTTTAAATAGGACTTATGATGAGTTTACTGAACGGTTTGGAAAATTAAATACAGCCGAAAATATTAAATTCATTAAAATGGACTCTTCCGGAAATGAAGTTCCTTTTCTTGAACGGGTGGTTGGTGGTGTCATCCATAAGGCAGATATTTTTGCACGTCCTGTCAGCTTCTCCATGACAGAAATTGCTGTAACCAGCGCTTCAGAGGCTTTGTCGGCTTCACTTAATCAAACGGGCTCCGTAGATCTTGCTTTTATGGCGCAGGTAAGTGGCCTCACCGAAAACGAATTGCGGAAAGATCTGCAAGGACATATTTTCTTCAATCCGTTATCTGGCGCATTGGAAGTATCTCAGAAATTTCTTGCTGGAAATGTTGTTTTAAAAGCTACGCAACTGAATAATTACCTTGCTAAACATCCGGAAGACACGGAAGCCCGGGAGAGTCTGGAAGCGCTTGAAAAAGTCATACCTGAACCGATTAAATTTGAGGAGCTGGATTTTAACCTGGGGGAGCGTTGGATAGGCACAGAAATTTATAACCGTTTCGCAAGCCACCTCTTTGATACCGATGTGCAGATTTACTATTCAGAGAGCAGCGATGATTTTTCTGTAATTGCAAAATCCAGCAATATAAGGATTACAGAAAAATATGCTATTAAATCTGAGAGTCGGACATTTGATGGATTAAACCTGTTGCGGCATGCTCTTGTTAACACCAATCCGGATATCACCAAAACTGAATACTTAACGGATGGGACTGCCATCAAGGTCAAGGATATGGATGCTATCCAGATGGCCAATGGCAAAATTGATGAGATCCGGCATGAATTTACGGATTGGCTTTATCACCAGGGCGATAATTTTAAAAAGGAACTTACCGGAAGATATAACGAGCTTTTTAATTGTCATGTCAGACCGTATTACGATGGTAGCCATCAAACATTTCCCGGACTTGACCGCAGGGCGGTAGGCATCGAGGATCTGTATCAAAGTCAGAAAGATGCCATTTACATGCTTAAAAGTAACAATGGAGGTATTTGTGATCATGAAGTTGGGGGAGGCAAGACACTTATTATGTGTGCCGGAGCGCAAGAAATGAAAAGGTTGGGGCTAGTTCACAAGCCAATGATCATAGCGCTAAAGGCCAATGTTCATGAAATTGCAGAAACCTACCGAAAAGCTTATCCGTTTGCAAAGATATTGTATCCCGGTAAGAAGGACTTCACACCCCAGAAAAGGCTTAAGATTTTTGGTGAAATCAAGAACAATGATTGGGACTGCATTATCCTTACGCATGACCAGTTTGGTATGATCCCCCAATCAACAGAATTGCAGAAAGAGATACTTCAAGCGGAACTGATGTCTGTGGAGCAAAATCTGGACGCATTACGCAATCAAGGGAAAGACGTATCTGGTGCAATGCTGAAAGGTGTAGAAATCCGGAAGAAAAACTTAGCTGTGAAGCTTAAGACACTGGAGCATGATATCGAAAACCGAAAGGATGATGTCGTCGACTTTAAAATGATGGGTATTGATCATATTTTTGTTGATGAGAGCCATAAATTTAAAAATCTTATGTTCAATACGCGTCATGAGCGCGTAGCTGGATTGGGCAATGTACAAGGCAGCCAAAAGGCACTCAACCTACTTTTTGCCATCCGTACAATTCAGGAAAGAAATGGGAAAGATCTTGGTGCAACTTTTCTTTCTGGAACAACTATTTCAAATTCACTTACAGAGTTATACTGCCTTTTTAAATTTTTAAGACCAAAAGCACTGGTAAGACAGGGAATTAATTGTTTTGATGCATGGGCTGCTATTTATGCGCGTAAATCGATAGATTATGAATTCTCGGTTGCCAATAATATCGTTCAAAAGGAGCGGTTCAGACATTTTATAAAAGTGCCCGAACTGGCCCAATTTTACACTGAAATCACCGATTACCGTACTGCGGCTGATATCGGAATTGATAGGCCTATAAAAAATGAGATCCTTTACAATATACCGCCAACCCCGGATCAGGAAATTTTCATTAAAAAGTTGATGGAGTTTGCAAAGAGTGGCAATGCTGAGTTACTTGGTAGAGCTCCTCTAACACCGACAGAGCAGAAAGCCAAGATGTTGATCGCGACAGATTTTGCAAGGAAAATGTCCCTTGATATGCGGCTTATATCTTCGCGATATAGGGACGATCCAGGAAATAAAGCTTCTGTTTGCGCAGCAAATATTGCAAAATATTATAAAAATTTCAATGCGCAGAAAGGGACTCAATTTGTTTTCTCAGACCTCGGCACTTTTAAACCGGGCGAGTGGAACATATACAGCGAGATTAAGCGGAAACTTGTCGAAGATCATGGGATACCGGCAGAGGAGATGCGCTTTATTCAGGAAGCAAAAACGGAGGATCAGCGTAAAGAACTGATCAAAGCTACCAATGAAGGGAAAATTAGGGTGCTCTTTGGATCTACAGAAACGCTAGGAACGGGCGTAAATGCCCAAAAGAGGGCAGTAGCTGTGCATCATCTGGATATTCCATGGCGGCCTTCGGATCTTGAGCAGCGGGACGGTCGCGCTGTACGAAAAGGCAATGAGATTGCTAAATTTTTTGCTGACAATAAGGTCGATGTTTTTATTTATGCTGTAGAAAAATCATTGGATGCGTACAAATTTAATACACTAGCAAATAAGCAGCGTTTTATCGGACAGTTAAAGAGTAATACCATCGCAGTACGGATACTTGATGAAGGGGGAATGGATGAAGTTTCGGGTATGAATTTTTCCGAGTATGTGGCTTTATTATCAGGTAATACCGATCTATTGGAAAAGGCGAAAGTCGAAAAGAAAATTTCTGTTCTTGAAAGTGAGAAACATGCTTTCTTACGATCAAAGTGGAGTTCCAGTTCCAAATTGGAAAGTCTGCAAGAAGAACTTGAAGCGAGAAAGTCCCGTTTAGCAAGATTAAATGCAGACTGGGAAAACTTTGGAAATCGTGTCCAAAAATCGCAAGATGGAAAAGTTTTGAACCCGATCATGTTGGAAGGCTTGCGCAGTGATCCAGATGTTAAAGAAATTGGTGCAAAGCTGGCTAAACTTGCAGAGGCCTCAAGGACCGGCGGTGATTACGAAGAGATAGGTACTTTATATGGCTTTAGACTGCTCGTAAAAACGGAGATGACCCAAAAAGAAGGATCCGGCTCAACTGAAAGAGATAACAGGTTCTTTGTGTGCGGTGAAGGAAATATTAAGTATACGCATAATAATGGTATTATGGCGAGCGACGCTGAGCGGGCAAGCTTAAATTTTCTCAGTGCCCTACAAAAACTTCCTGGACTTATTGACGAAGAGAATAAGAAGGTAAATCAACTGACAGCTGACCAAATCGTACTGAGTGATATTGTGAATTGCAGTTGGAACAAAGAAAAGATGCTAGCAGCTTTGAAAACCGAACTCGCCGCTGTGGAAAGAAAAATACAGGCATCATTGGAGATAAAAGATGATGGTGGTAGCGCTCAACATGTAAAATCAGAAACCGAAATAGAACTCAAAAATTCTTCTGCCTTTAAATTATAG